DNA sequence from the Paenibacillus physcomitrellae genome:
GGAGCCATTGCTCCGGTTAAAGTATTCGCCCAGAATCAATAGATATAAAGGCTTTTAGCCTAATTCCGCAACGCCGGCCCTCTAGGATGTACGCCGGTTTGCCGGGGACAACTTATTGGAATGCAGGTGAGAGGTTTATGGAAACCGTAAATTTGTCTTATCCGTTATCGGAAAATGTGGTGGAACGTTTTGCGGCTCCGCAGGTGCTGGCCCTGGGTCAGTTCGACGGGCTGCATTTAGGCCATATTAGCGTCATCAAAGCCGCTATTTCTTTGGCAAGGGAAGCTGGTCTTCCCGCCGCAGTCATGACGTTTTATCCGCACCCCAAAGAAGTCATGAAAAAAGGGGATTACGATGGGTATTTGACCCCGCCGGCCGAGAAGGAGCGTCTGCTCCGGGAGCTTGGCATCGATTATTTTTACGTCGTGGAATTTAACGAAGCGTTCTCGAAGGTAAGCCCTGAACAATTTGTGGCCGGCATGCTGCTGCCGCTGAACATTCAAACGGCTGTGATCGGCTTTGATTTTCATTTTGGACACAAAGGCGCCGGAGACGCCGGCATGCTTTGCGAGCTGGGTAAGCCGCAGTTTACGGTACATACCGTTCCGCCTTTTTTAATAGATGGGGAGAAGGTCAGCAGTTCCGGCATCCGAAAATGGCTGCATGAAGGCCGCGTTGATCTTGCGGCTGGCTGGTTCGGGCGTCCTTATCTCGTAAGAGGCAAGGTTATCAACGGAGAGAAGAGAGGCCGTACCATCGGCTTTCCGACGGCGAACGTCGAACCCTCCGAGCATTTTGTTCTGCCGGTAAAAGGCGTATATGCGGTGAAAGCACAGCTTGAAGGTGAGGACCGCTGGCTGCCCGGAGTCATGAACCTTGGGGTGAAACCAACCTTTCATGAAGGGGTGACGAAACCTTCGCTGGAGGTTCATCTGTTCGATTTCAGCCAGGACATCTACGAACATGAGCTTACGATTGAACTCATCTCTTATATCAGACCCGAACGGAAGTTTTCGTCCATCGACGAATTGATTGCGCAAATCGGCCGGGACGCGGATACGGCAAGAGAACTGCTCTCCTAACTTTATCTGCTTATTAAGAGATACAAGTTTACTTTTGCACTTATGTTGTGTTATAATTTTCAAAGTGTTCTTATGGGACACATAACCTTAGCTTGGTTGTCCGTTCTCACCGGCGGCTACGAGGCTAATGGCGATTATAATGAAGGAGGTGAACAGGATGGCATTGACTCAAGAACGTAAAACTCAACTGATCGAAGAGCACAAAACTCACGAGTCCGATACAGGATCTCCAGAGGTGCAAATTGCTATCCTTACTGAGAACATCGTTAACTTGACTGACCACTTGCGTACACACAAGAAAGATCATCATTCCCGCCGTGGATTGTTGAAAATGGTCGGACAACGCCGTAAGCTTTTGGCTTACTTGAAGAACAAAGATGTTAGACGTTACAGTGCATTGATCGAAAAACTCGGTCTGCGCCGCTAATTTTTAACCTTACTTTGGAAGCAGCCTGGTTGCCGCTGTTACCGCTCGTATGAAAGCGAACGGCGGCCTGCCTGGTTGCTTTTTAGCGTAGGCATGAATTACGCCGGTCTTGCAGGAAATAATGGTATAGAACCGAATATAGAAGGTAACCTTTGAAGGAGGGATTTCATGGAGAAGCAAGTGAAAATGCAGCTTGGAGGAAGACCTCTTGTGCTGGAAACGGGCCGATTGGCCAAGCAGGCCAACGCGGCTGTGATGGTACGCTACGGCGAAACGGCTGTACTTTGTACGGTAACGGCGTCTTCGGAGCCGAAAGACCTCGACTTTTTCCCGCTTACGGTCAACTATGAAGAGAAATTGTATGCGGTCGGCAAAATTCCAGGCGGCTTTATTAAACGTGAAGGACGCCCAAGTGAAAAAGCCATTCTGGCCAGCCGTTTGACAGACCGTCCGATTCGTCCGCTGTTTCCGGAAGGATTCCGCAATGACGTACAGATCGTAAACCTGGTTATGAGTGTGGATCAGGACTGCGAACCTGAAATCGCGGCGATGATCGGTACTTCCGCAGCGCTGAGCATTTCCGATGTTCCGTTTAACGGGCCTATCGGTGGTGTAGCAGTAGGGCGGGTTAACGGCGAGTTTGTTATCAACCCGGACATCGCCCAGCAGGAAGCCAGCGACATGTATCTCGTGGTTGCAGGGACTAAAGATGCGATCATGATGGTAGAAGCCGAAGCCAACGAGGTTCCGGAAGAAGTCATGCTGGAAGCGATTATGTTTGGCCATGACGAAATCAAGAACATCGTAGCGGTCATCGAGGAGTTCGCGCAGATTGCGGGCAAGGAGAAGATGGAAGTCAAGCTCCACGCGGTAGATGCGGAAGTGAACCGTGCTGTTCGTGAATTTGCAGCAGAACGTTTGGTAGAAGCGGTGAGAATCGCCGAGAAACATGCCAGACAGGATGCGATCGACGCCATTAACGATGATGCCGTTACTTTCTTTGAGCAAGAGTACATAGAGACTCCAGAGCTCTTGAGCGATGTCAAAGAAGTGCTGCATGATATTGTCAAAGAAGAAGTGCGCCGCCTGATTACGCATGATAAAGTGCGTCCTGACGGTCGTAAGCTTAACGAAATCCGCCCGATTGAATGCGACATCAACCTGCTGCCGCGTACGCACGGCTCCGGCTTGTTCACACGTGGACAAACCCAGGCTCTCAGTATTTGTACGCTTGGCGCGCTTGGTGATGTGCAGATTCTGGACGGTATCGATCTGGAAGAAACCAAACGCTTTATGCACCACTACAATTTCCCGCCGTTCAGCGTAGGCGAAGCTCGTCCGCTCCGCGCACCTGGCCGCCGCGAAATCGGTCATGGCGCTTTGGGTGAACGTGCGCTGTCCAAGGTTATTCCTTCCGAAACGGAATTCCCTTACACAATCCGCCTTGTTTCCGAGGTGCTCGAATCCAACGGTTCGACTTCCCAGGCTAGTATCTGTGCCAGCACGCTGGCTATGATGGATGCTGGCGTACCGATTAAGGCTCCAGTAGCCGGTGTAGCAATGGGTCTGATCAAAGACAAAGATCATGTGTCCATCTTGACTGACATTCAAGGCATGGAAGATCATCTCGGCGACATGGACTTTAAAGTGGCCGGTACAAGAGAAGGCGTAACCGCTATTCAGATGGACATCAAAATCGACGGCATCGACCGCCAGATTTTGAATGAAGCGCTGGAGCAGGCGAGAGAAGGCCGGATGTTCATTTTGGATAAAATGACGGAAGTCATTTCCAAACCAAAAGAAAATCTGTCCCCTTATGCGCCTAAGATTATGGTTATGCAGATCAATCCGGACAAAATCCGCGACGTGATCGGTGCAGGCGGTAAAGTTATCAATAAAATTATTGAAGACACCGGCGTGAAGATCGATATCGAACAGGATGGCCGTGTATTTATCGCTTCCTCCAACCCGGAAATGAACGATAAAGCCCGTGCAATCATCGAAGGTATCGTGAAGGAAGTAGTAGTCGGCGAAATTTATACCGGTACGGTTAAACGTATCGAGAAGTTCGGCGCATTTGTGGAGATTTTGCCGGGTAAAGACGGTTTGGTGCATATCTCGCAATTGTCGACAGAACGTGTAGGCAAGGTAGAAGATGTAGTTGCCATTGGTGATGTAATTACGGTAAAAGTTACCGAAATCGATCAGCAGGGCCGCGTCAACCTTTCCCGTAAAGCTACGCTGACACCGGAAGCGGTTAAACAAGACTAAACCTAACATTGCCAGTTATCCGCAGGGTGACCGGGAAAGAAAGAGGCAGAACACAGATTCTGGCTCTTTTTTTACGTGCCCGTTTATAAGTGTCCACCGTTAAGAGCTTCCTCGCCGATTCATAATCCCCCCGTGACCAACATAATAATGGGACATACAGGTGAAAGGGAGAATGATCGGTGAATCGAAAGAGGGGAACGGCGATAGCGGTTGTGGCGGGAGCAGGGGCGATTCTTCTGCTCGGACAAGCAGGGGGAGTGCGTGAGTTTATTCAAGAGGGCTGGTATTCAGGCGGGCAGCCGAAGGCTGAAGCTGTATGGGCTATGCAGCCTGAAGATGAACAGGGGCAAGCGGAAGCAGATCTGAAGCGGGAGATTGAGACTGAGGCGCAGAAATTAAATGAGCAGCCGATTGATGCCGTCGTCGACCGCGTCTGGAAAGCCATTCCGGGCTATAACGGACGTGAAGTGGATGTTGAGGCCACGTATCAAAGGACGATAGAGAAACGGAAGCTGGCAGAGCCGGGAAGTGCCGATGCATCGAAGATTTATTATGTCTACCGGGAAATCAAACCGCAGAAGTCGCTGGAGGATTTGGGGCCTCAGCCTATTTATAAGGGGAATCCGCATAAGAAAATGGCTGCCCTGATGATCAATGTTGCCTGGGGCAACGAGTACATAAAGCCGATGCTGGATACGCTGGAACAAGAAGGGGTTAAGGCTACTTTCTTCCTGGATGGAAGCTGGCTGAAGAAAAATCCCGAAATGGCCAAGGAAATTCAGGCCCGCGGACACGAAATCGAAAATCACGCTTATTCGCATCCGAACATGAGCCAGCTTAGCAAGGAACGGGCGACACTCGAGATCGTCAAAACTAAACAGCTGCTCAAGGACACGCTGGGAGTCAATAATACCTGGTTTGCCCCGCCTTCAGGCGATTTCAATCAACGTACGGTAGAGATTGCGGCAGCGCAGGGGCTGAAAACCGTCCTTTGGACGGTCGATACGGTCGATTGGAGAAATCCTGATCCAGGTTCAGTCGTTACCAAGATTTCCAGAAAAGCCGAAGCGGGATCACTCATCCTGATGCATCCGACCGCCTCCTCCAAAGCCTCGTTGAAAGGCATCATCCAGGCGCTGAAATCGAAAGGGCTTAAGCCGGGCACAGTGGCCGAAACCTTATCCCCTGACCGGCTTGATGATCCCGAAGGTTGAGTGCATCGCCTTTTTTTGGTACGATCAGTAAGACGCGCATCGGAAGGGGCTGTTTCGGAAGAGGCTGTTTCGAAAGCGGATGAACGAGAAGCCGGCCGCATGCAATCATAACCAATGGTTTTATTAATTTTGCCGCTGAAGACAGCAGGCAAGGAACTCTAGGAGGTCCTTTCGTGATCAAGACGCAGCTAAACAACGGCCTTAGAGTCGTGATGGAGAAAATTCCGACATTCCGCTCCGTCTCCTTCGGCATCTGGGTGAAGACGGGTTCCAGAAACGAAAAGATCGAGGAGAATGGAATTTCCCATTTTATCGAGCACATGCTCTTTAAAGGCACGGAACGCTTCAGCGCCAAGGAAATCGCAGAGCAGTTTGATGCGATCGGCGGGAACGTGAATGCCTTTACTTCCAAAGAATATACGTGTTATTACTTCAAAGTGCTGGATCAGCATTTGGAGATCGCCATGGACGTTCTTTCGGATATGTTTTTCCATTCCCAGTTTGATGAAGAAGAGCTGAAAAAAGAGAAAAATGTAATTCTCGAAGAAATCTCCATGTACGAAGATACACCTGACGATATGGTGCATGATCTTCTTGCTGAAGCGGCTTATGGCAGCCATTCTTTGGCTTTTCCGATTCTGGGTACAGAGGAACGTCTTCAGCCCATGGATTCCGCCAAGCTGCACCAGTATATGAAGGAGCATTATACGCTGGACAATACGGTCATCAGTATTGCCGGTAATTATAACGACGGGATTATCGAACTGCTGGAGAAATATTTCGGCGGCTTCAACATTTCCGGGGGCGCGCAGCAGCTGGTCGATCCCGATTTCATGGGCGATCTGCGCTTTTACAAGAAAAAGACCGAGCAGAACCATATTTGCTTGACCTTCCCGGGTCTCCCGAGCGGACATGACAACCAATATGCCATGCTGCTGCTGAACAACGCGCTTGGCGGCGGTATGAGCTCCAGGCTGTTCCAGGAAATCCGGGAGAAACGCGGACTCGCTTATTCGGTTTATTCATACCACAGCTCTTATGTGGACAGCGGTTTGTTTTCGATCTATGCCGGAACGGCTCCGAAACAAACCAAAGAGGTTTTGGAGCTAACGAAAGAGCTGCTGCTCGAGGTTCGTGACAAGGGTTTGACCGAAGACGAGCTGCACAAAGGCAAGGAACAGATGAAAGGCAGTCTGATCCTGGGATCGGAAGGGACAGGGAGCCGTATGAACCGGCTGGGCAAAAACGAATTGATGCTGGGCAAACACTACACCTTGGACGAGATCATCAGCCGCATTGAAGCGGTTAAAATGGAGGATGTCCAGGAGGTTATCGCCCGCATGTTCAAGCAGCCTTTTGCGCTTGCCATGGTTGGGTCTTCGGACAAAGTAATATCAGGATTAAGGAGAGATGAGCTTGTCGTATCTGGTACAAATTAATCGCCTTCCGGGCAATGAAGATATTGAACTTCCCCGTAAAATGTCTGAGCTGGCCTCGGGTTTTGACCTTTATGCCGCTGTAGCGGAAGATTTCGTGCTGCAACCGGGCGAACGCGGACTTGTGCCGACCGGCTTTGCGCTGGCGATGCCGGCCGGTTTGGAAGCCCAAATCCGTCCGAGAAGCGGACTGGCGCTTAAAGCGGGCATAACCTGCCTGAACACGCCGGGAACGATTGACGCCGATTATCGTGGAGAGATCAAAGTGCTGCTAATCAATCTCGGGCAGGAGCCGTTTACAATCAAACGCAGCGAGCGGATCGCGCAAATGGTGTTCCAGACCGTACCGGCTGTAGAGCTTCAGCAGGTGGACGTATTGTCTGAAACCGTACGCGGCAGCGGCGGGTTTGGCCACACTGGCCGAAATTGATTAGATTATTTTGGATTATTCATGTAAATGGATCGATGAAACCGTCTGTGCGGTCAACGAAACTGTTGACTGTCAGGCGGTTTTTTTGTTGTCCAAGGAAGTGAGCTTGTGATCCGGATCCTGGACCTCATCTTATCTTCACTCAGGGCGCTTCACCCCTGGACGTTTAGCTGCATAAGATACATCGATTAAGTTAGTCTGAAGGGAGTGACATCCTATAATGCTTACCGGACTGACGATTGTATTTCTGGGTGGCGATGCGCGCCAACTGGAAGTGATTGGTAAGTGCACCGAACAGGATGCTACCGTCAAGCTTGCGGGGTTCGATCAGCTGCAGCCGCTGCCTCAGGGAGTTACGGGGGGGAAGCTGACCGAAGATCTGATGTCGGAAGCGGATGTGCTCATTTTGCCCGTACTCAGCTGCAGTGACACCGGAGTCATAAGCACCTCATTCTCAGAAGAGAAGCCGGTGCTTAAAGAGGAGCTGATCGCTGCGCTTCCCAAGCATGCTTTGATCTATACAGGTGTGGCGAAGCCTTACCTGCTTAAGCTGTGCGAGAAGTACGGCATAAAGGTCATTCAGGTGCTGGACCGGGACGATGTTGCGATTTACAATTCCATTCCTACTGCTGAAGGCGCGCTGATGCTGGCGATACAAAATACCGATATCACCCTGCACGGTTCAACAAGTGTAGTGCTTGGCATGGGCAGGACAGGATTTACGATGGCAAGGACGCTGCAGGGAATCGGAGCCAGGGTGAAGATGGGCGTCAGAAGGAAGGATCATTTTGCTAGAGCGGAAGAGATGGGCTGGAACCCTTTTCTGACGCAGGATTTGGCCGATGAGGCGAGCGGCGCTGACTTGATTTTTAATACAATTCCGAATATGATTATCACAGCACAAGTCCTATCAAAATTATCGCCAAAGGTAGTCATTATCGATCTTGCTTCCGCCCCGGGCGGCACCGATTTTCGGTTTGCCGAGAAACGGGGCATCAAAGCGATTTTGGCGCCAGGTCTACCCGGAATTGTCGCTCCCCGAACGGCCGGAATTATTATGGCCAATTGTATTTGTCAGTCATTGGAAGAGGAGTTAACGACACGGGGGGATGAATGGTGAATTTTGAAGGCAAAACGGTAGGCTACGCGCTTACGGGTTCACATTGTACGCTTGAAGAGGTTATGGAGCAGGTTTCACGTTTTGTGCAGCTCGGGGCCAAGGTCATTCCGATCGCATCGCAGTCCGTAATGACCACGGATACGCGGTTTGGCACCACATTACATTGGCAAAAGCAGTTGAAAGAATTGACAGGGAATGATATCATTTCTTCAATTGTAGATGCCGAGCCGCTTGGACCTAAGAACATGCTCGATATTATTGTGATTGCCCCATGCACGGGGAATACCACAAGCAAGCTGGCCAATGCCATGACAGACAGTCCTGTTCTGATGGCAGCCAAAGGAATGCTGCGCAACCATAAACCGGTAGTAATTGCTATTTCCACTAATGACGGTCTTGGCTTGAATGCAGCTAATATTGCCAAGTTGCTGGCGGCCAAGAATTTTTATTTTGTGCCGTTTGGCCAGGATAATCCGACCGGCAAGCCGAATTCGCTTGTGGCCGACATGAATTTGATTCCGGAAGCTTGCTATGCGGCTTTGCAGGGCAAACAAATCCAGCCGATGCTTGTTCAGCGGGTTCAGGACTGATGAAGATTGCGGCAGCTCGGTGTAACTGCAAAATTCGAATACTATAAACATTAGATAGTTGAGGGGAGACGCACCAGATGAGCAAAACGAGATGGAATGTCGCTGTAGTAGGGGCGACGGGAGCCGTTGGAGAACAAATCATAAAACTACTAGAGAAACGGGATTTTCCGGTAGGAAAGCTTAAGCTGCTGTCCTCCGCCCGTTCAGCGGGAACTGTCGTAACCTTTAAGGGACAGGAAATTGTCGTTGAAGAAGCTCGTCCGGAAAGCTTTGAAGGCATCGACATTGCGCTGTTCAGCGCAGGCGGCGATGTTTCGAAAGAGCTGGCCCCTCATGCGGTTCGCCATGGCGCTGTATGTATTGACAACACAAACGCTTTTCGGATGGACGAAAATACCCCGCTGGTTGTTCCTGAAGTCAACGCTGAGAAGATTTGGGAACATAAGGGCATTATCGCCAACCCGAACTGTTCTACCATTCAAATGGTTGCGGCGCTTAAGCCGCTTTATGATAAGTTTGGTATTGACCGGATTATCGTATCGACCTATCAGGCCGTATCCGGCGCGGGAGCAAGGGCGATCGACGAGATGCATCGCCAAACACGTGAAATTCTCGAGAATGGCTCCACAACGCCTGACATTCTTCCGGTAGGTTCTCTGCCGGTGAAGCATCAGATTGCGTTTAATGCCATTCCTCAAATCGACAAGTTCCAGGATAACGGATATACCCTGGAAGAAATGAAAATGGTTCGCGAAACGAAAAAAATCTTCGGTGATGATTCGGTTCAAGTGACGGCAACCTGCGTACGTATTCCGGTCGTTTACGGACACTCCGAATCGGTATACGTGGAACTCAAGCAGGATTACGATCTTGAGGAAGTGAAGCAGCTGCTTTCGGCAACGCCGGGAGTCGTGCTGGTTGATGATCCTTCTCAGCAGGCTTACCCGCTGGCTTCTGAGGCTGCTGGTAAAAATGAAGTGTTCGTCGGCCGACTTCGTCGCGATTTGACGAACAGCCGTGGCCTTAATCTCTGGATCGTGTCGGATAATCTCCTTAAGGGAGCCGCTTGGAACGCCGTTCAAATCGCCGAACAATTTGTAGCCAAATCTTAATTTGGGATAAACAAGACCGGCCGAGCAATCGGCCGTTCTTTTCTTCATAACGGCAAAATAAAAATTTTTTATACATCACATTCATGAATCGCAAAATAGGTTTACTTCTGTTGGAGGTTGAGTTCCATGCGTGTTTTGGTGCAAAAGTTTGGCGGCACCTCTTTGGCTACATCGGAAGCGAGAGAATTTGTGCTTAAGCATATAGAAAGAGAATTGGCGGAAGGTTACCGCCTGGTTGTGGTCGTATCGGCGATGGGACGCAAGGGAGACCCCTATGCGACGGACACCCTGCTGGATTTGGCAGCTGCCAACGGCAATGCGCTCCCTCCAAGGGAAAAGGATTTATTGATGAGCTGCGGTGAAATCATATCGGCGGCAACCTTATGCAGCCTGCTTCAAGCGAAGGGGATCTCTTCGACCGTCTTAACCGGTGCGCAGGCCGGGTTCAGAACGGATGATCATTTTGGCAGCGCCCGTATTCTGGATGTCGTGCCGGACCGGATTTTCAAGGAATTTGAAGACAAAAGTGTAGTCATCGTGACCGGATTCCAGGGCGTAAGCGCAAATGGCGACTTCACCACGCTGGGCAGAGGGGGAAGCGACACTTCGGCTACGGCGCTCGGAGCGGCTTTGCGTGCTGAAATGGTCGATATTTATACAGACGTCAACGGTATTCTTACGGCTGATCCGCGTCTTGTCGAAGATGCCAAGCCCTTGACTTATGTCAGCTATGCTGAAATTTGCAATATGGCCCACCAGGGAGCGAAGGTCATTCATCCCCGGGCCGTTGAAATCGCGATGCAGGCCGGCGTTCCGGTTCGTGTCCGGTCTACGTTCAGTGACGAGAAGGGGACGCTTGTCGCCAATCCTGAGGGCTTTAAGGATGTCCAGGCGGGTGTAGTGGACCGTTTTGTGACGGGAATAGCCTATGTCGGCAATGTCACGCAGATCATGGTCGAATCCGGCGAAGGAAGTTACAAACTTCAATTGCAGGTGTTTAAAGCCATGGCAGAGAATGATATAAGTGTAGACTTTATTAATGTTACCCCAACCGGAGTTGTCTATACGGTCTTGGATTATGAGGCTGAGAGAGCAGCCGATAAGCTCAGGGAACTGGGGTTTACACCTAAGATCTTGAGCGGCTGCGCCAAGGTATCCGTCATAGGCGGCGGAATCAACGGAGTACCGGGGATTATGGCCAAAATTGTCGAAGCTCTTGCCGAGAAAGACATTCAGATCCTGCAGTCCGCCGACTCGAACACGACGATCTGGGTGCTGGTTCACAAGGAAGATATGGTGCAGGCCTTAAGGGCACTTCATAAAAAATTTGAGCTTCATATCTAAGCCGATTCATCGGCAGCTTGAAGGAAGTCAAATACAGATTAGGAGGACGAATTGTGGATTTCGGAAGATTAGTGACAGCGATGGTCACCCCATTTGATGAA
Encoded proteins:
- the dpsA gene encoding dipicolinate synthase subunit DpsA, which codes for MLTGLTIVFLGGDARQLEVIGKCTEQDATVKLAGFDQLQPLPQGVTGGKLTEDLMSEADVLILPVLSCSDTGVISTSFSEEKPVLKEELIAALPKHALIYTGVAKPYLLKLCEKYGIKVIQVLDRDDVAIYNSIPTAEGALMLAIQNTDITLHGSTSVVLGMGRTGFTMARTLQGIGARVKMGVRRKDHFARAEEMGWNPFLTQDLADEASGADLIFNTIPNMIITAQVLSKLSPKVVIIDLASAPGGTDFRFAEKRGIKAILAPGLPGIVAPRTAGIIMANCICQSLEEELTTRGDEW
- a CDS encoding polysaccharide deacetylase family protein, producing the protein MNRKRGTAIAVVAGAGAILLLGQAGGVREFIQEGWYSGGQPKAEAVWAMQPEDEQGQAEADLKREIETEAQKLNEQPIDAVVDRVWKAIPGYNGREVDVEATYQRTIEKRKLAEPGSADASKIYYVYREIKPQKSLEDLGPQPIYKGNPHKKMAALMINVAWGNEYIKPMLDTLEQEGVKATFFLDGSWLKKNPEMAKEIQARGHEIENHAYSHPNMSQLSKERATLEIVKTKQLLKDTLGVNNTWFAPPSGDFNQRTVEIAAAQGLKTVLWTVDTVDWRNPDPGSVVTKISRKAEAGSLILMHPTASSKASLKGIIQALKSKGLKPGTVAETLSPDRLDDPEG
- the dut gene encoding dUTP diphosphatase gives rise to the protein MSLSYLVQINRLPGNEDIELPRKMSELASGFDLYAAVAEDFVLQPGERGLVPTGFALAMPAGLEAQIRPRSGLALKAGITCLNTPGTIDADYRGEIKVLLINLGQEPFTIKRSERIAQMVFQTVPAVELQQVDVLSETVRGSGGFGHTGRN
- a CDS encoding M16 family metallopeptidase; its protein translation is MIKTQLNNGLRVVMEKIPTFRSVSFGIWVKTGSRNEKIEENGISHFIEHMLFKGTERFSAKEIAEQFDAIGGNVNAFTSKEYTCYYFKVLDQHLEIAMDVLSDMFFHSQFDEEELKKEKNVILEEISMYEDTPDDMVHDLLAEAAYGSHSLAFPILGTEERLQPMDSAKLHQYMKEHYTLDNTVISIAGNYNDGIIELLEKYFGGFNISGGAQQLVDPDFMGDLRFYKKKTEQNHICLTFPGLPSGHDNQYAMLLLNNALGGGMSSRLFQEIREKRGLAYSVYSYHSSYVDSGLFSIYAGTAPKQTKEVLELTKELLLEVRDKGLTEDELHKGKEQMKGSLILGSEGTGSRMNRLGKNELMLGKHYTLDEIISRIEAVKMEDVQEVIARMFKQPFALAMVGSSDKVISGLRRDELVVSGTN
- a CDS encoding bifunctional riboflavin kinase/FAD synthetase; this encodes METVNLSYPLSENVVERFAAPQVLALGQFDGLHLGHISVIKAAISLAREAGLPAAVMTFYPHPKEVMKKGDYDGYLTPPAEKERLLRELGIDYFYVVEFNEAFSKVSPEQFVAGMLLPLNIQTAVIGFDFHFGHKGAGDAGMLCELGKPQFTVHTVPPFLIDGEKVSSSGIRKWLHEGRVDLAAGWFGRPYLVRGKVINGEKRGRTIGFPTANVEPSEHFVLPVKGVYAVKAQLEGEDRWLPGVMNLGVKPTFHEGVTKPSLEVHLFDFSQDIYEHELTIELISYIRPERKFSSIDELIAQIGRDADTARELLS
- the rpsO gene encoding 30S ribosomal protein S15, with the protein product MALTQERKTQLIEEHKTHESDTGSPEVQIAILTENIVNLTDHLRTHKKDHHSRRGLLKMVGQRRKLLAYLKNKDVRRYSALIEKLGLRR
- a CDS encoding aspartate-semialdehyde dehydrogenase — translated: MSKTRWNVAVVGATGAVGEQIIKLLEKRDFPVGKLKLLSSARSAGTVVTFKGQEIVVEEARPESFEGIDIALFSAGGDVSKELAPHAVRHGAVCIDNTNAFRMDENTPLVVPEVNAEKIWEHKGIIANPNCSTIQMVAALKPLYDKFGIDRIIVSTYQAVSGAGARAIDEMHRQTREILENGSTTPDILPVGSLPVKHQIAFNAIPQIDKFQDNGYTLEEMKMVRETKKIFGDDSVQVTATCVRIPVVYGHSESVYVELKQDYDLEEVKQLLSATPGVVLVDDPSQQAYPLASEAAGKNEVFVGRLRRDLTNSRGLNLWIVSDNLLKGAAWNAVQIAEQFVAKS
- the dapG gene encoding aspartate kinase, translating into MRVLVQKFGGTSLATSEAREFVLKHIERELAEGYRLVVVVSAMGRKGDPYATDTLLDLAAANGNALPPREKDLLMSCGEIISAATLCSLLQAKGISSTVLTGAQAGFRTDDHFGSARILDVVPDRIFKEFEDKSVVIVTGFQGVSANGDFTTLGRGGSDTSATALGAALRAEMVDIYTDVNGILTADPRLVEDAKPLTYVSYAEICNMAHQGAKVIHPRAVEIAMQAGVPVRVRSTFSDEKGTLVANPEGFKDVQAGVVDRFVTGIAYVGNVTQIMVESGEGSYKLQLQVFKAMAENDISVDFINVTPTGVVYTVLDYEAERAADKLRELGFTPKILSGCAKVSVIGGGINGVPGIMAKIVEALAEKDIQILQSADSNTTIWVLVHKEDMVQALRALHKKFELHI
- a CDS encoding dipicolinate synthase subunit B codes for the protein MNFEGKTVGYALTGSHCTLEEVMEQVSRFVQLGAKVIPIASQSVMTTDTRFGTTLHWQKQLKELTGNDIISSIVDAEPLGPKNMLDIIVIAPCTGNTTSKLANAMTDSPVLMAAKGMLRNHKPVVIAISTNDGLGLNAANIAKLLAAKNFYFVPFGQDNPTGKPNSLVADMNLIPEACYAALQGKQIQPMLVQRVQD
- the pnp gene encoding polyribonucleotide nucleotidyltransferase — its product is MEKQVKMQLGGRPLVLETGRLAKQANAAVMVRYGETAVLCTVTASSEPKDLDFFPLTVNYEEKLYAVGKIPGGFIKREGRPSEKAILASRLTDRPIRPLFPEGFRNDVQIVNLVMSVDQDCEPEIAAMIGTSAALSISDVPFNGPIGGVAVGRVNGEFVINPDIAQQEASDMYLVVAGTKDAIMMVEAEANEVPEEVMLEAIMFGHDEIKNIVAVIEEFAQIAGKEKMEVKLHAVDAEVNRAVREFAAERLVEAVRIAEKHARQDAIDAINDDAVTFFEQEYIETPELLSDVKEVLHDIVKEEVRRLITHDKVRPDGRKLNEIRPIECDINLLPRTHGSGLFTRGQTQALSICTLGALGDVQILDGIDLEETKRFMHHYNFPPFSVGEARPLRAPGRREIGHGALGERALSKVIPSETEFPYTIRLVSEVLESNGSTSQASICASTLAMMDAGVPIKAPVAGVAMGLIKDKDHVSILTDIQGMEDHLGDMDFKVAGTREGVTAIQMDIKIDGIDRQILNEALEQAREGRMFILDKMTEVISKPKENLSPYAPKIMVMQINPDKIRDVIGAGGKVINKIIEDTGVKIDIEQDGRVFIASSNPEMNDKARAIIEGIVKEVVVGEIYTGTVKRIEKFGAFVEILPGKDGLVHISQLSTERVGKVEDVVAIGDVITVKVTEIDQQGRVNLSRKATLTPEAVKQD